The following are encoded in a window of Mycolicibacterium tusciae JS617 genomic DNA:
- a CDS encoding acyl-CoA dehydrogenase family protein: MTNTLPSKNGSTPQPKRTGKESAVGKRRHKRTATDVGLALVTPLVGQEFLDRYNLRDPLNRGLKYGVKQVFSVAGAANRQFKRVSSAQGGPTRLKKSGADYFDLTPDDEQKMIVDTVSEFAEEVMRPAAHDSDRSATYPPDLVAKAAELGVTAINVPEDFEGIAAQRAAVTNVLVAEALAYGDMGLALPILAPAGVASALTHWGSADQQATYLKEFAGEHVPQACVAISEPHPLFDPTALKTTAARTPSGYRLDGVKSLVPAAADAELLIVAAQLNGKPALFIVESSSKGVTVTPDPSMGIRAAALGQIELDHVTVPLSARLGEDGAGEADYSEAIALARLGWSALAVGTAHAVLDYVVPYVKERHAFGEPIAHRQAVAFMCANMAIEFDGLRLITWRGASRADQGLPFAREAALAKRLGTDKGMQIGLDGVQLLGGHGYTKEHPVERWYRDLRAIGVAEGIVVI; this comes from the coding sequence ATGACCAATACCCTGCCGTCGAAAAACGGATCCACCCCGCAGCCCAAGCGGACAGGCAAGGAAAGCGCCGTCGGCAAGCGCAGGCACAAGCGCACCGCGACCGACGTGGGCCTGGCCCTCGTCACGCCGCTGGTCGGCCAAGAGTTCCTCGATCGCTACAACCTGCGCGATCCGCTCAATCGCGGTCTCAAATACGGCGTCAAGCAGGTGTTCTCTGTCGCGGGCGCGGCCAACCGTCAGTTCAAGCGCGTGTCCAGTGCCCAAGGTGGGCCGACACGGCTCAAGAAGAGCGGCGCCGACTACTTCGATCTCACTCCCGACGACGAACAGAAGATGATCGTCGACACGGTCAGCGAGTTCGCCGAGGAAGTGATGCGACCGGCGGCTCACGACTCCGACCGCTCCGCGACCTATCCCCCAGATCTGGTCGCCAAGGCCGCCGAACTCGGCGTGACAGCCATCAACGTCCCCGAGGACTTCGAAGGAATCGCCGCCCAGCGCGCCGCGGTCACCAATGTGCTGGTGGCCGAGGCACTGGCCTACGGGGACATGGGACTTGCGCTGCCCATCCTGGCGCCCGCCGGTGTTGCGTCAGCGCTCACCCATTGGGGCAGCGCGGATCAGCAGGCGACCTATCTGAAGGAGTTCGCCGGCGAGCACGTGCCGCAGGCGTGCGTCGCGATCTCTGAGCCGCACCCGCTATTCGATCCGACCGCGCTGAAGACGACGGCGGCGCGCACCCCCAGCGGCTACCGACTCGACGGCGTCAAGTCGTTGGTGCCCGCTGCTGCAGACGCCGAATTGTTGATCGTGGCCGCACAACTCAACGGCAAGCCAGCCCTGTTCATCGTCGAATCATCGTCGAAGGGCGTCACCGTCACTCCGGATCCGAGCATGGGTATCCGGGCCGCGGCGCTCGGACAGATCGAGCTCGACCATGTCACCGTGCCGCTGTCAGCGCGGCTGGGTGAGGACGGTGCCGGCGAAGCCGACTATTCGGAGGCCATCGCGCTGGCGCGCCTTGGCTGGTCGGCACTTGCGGTCGGCACGGCGCACGCGGTGCTCGACTACGTGGTGCCATATGTCAAGGAGCGCCACGCATTCGGTGAGCCGATCGCGCACCGGCAGGCAGTCGCATTCATGTGCGCCAACATGGCGATCGAGTTCGACGGTCTGCGGTTGATCACCTGGCGCGGAGCGTCGCGTGCCGATCAGGGTCTGCCGTTCGCCCGGGAAGCGGCGCTGGCCAAGCGGCTCGGCACCGACAAGGGCATGCAGATCGGACTGGACGGTGTGCAGCTGCTCGGCGGCCACGGCTACACCAAGGAGCACCCGGTTGAACGCTGGTACCGCGATCTACGCGCGATCGGTGTCGCCGAGGGCATTGTTGTCATATAG